The following coding sequences are from one Vibrio syngnathi window:
- a CDS encoding MGMT family protein — MDQFLPQIFAVIHQIPYGKVTTYGDIARFSGFPGYARHVGKALGNLPEGSKLPWYRVINSKGEISLKGDSFDRQKKHLIEEGVEVSDAGKIKLRIYKWQP, encoded by the coding sequence ATGGACCAATTTTTGCCCCAAATCTTTGCTGTGATTCACCAAATTCCATATGGGAAAGTAACAACTTATGGAGACATCGCACGTTTTTCAGGATTTCCGGGCTATGCGCGCCATGTTGGTAAAGCGTTAGGCAACCTACCAGAAGGTAGCAAACTACCTTGGTATAGAGTTATTAACAGCAAAGGTGAGATCTCTTTGAAGGGTGATTCGTTTGATCGCCAAAAGAAGCATCTGATCGAAGAAGGGGTTGAAGTGAGTGACGCAGGAAAGATTAAACTCAGAATATACAAATGGCAGCCCTAA
- a CDS encoding YbaY family lipoprotein: MKKALILITSLVSFGLLVGCQATSETSASQEVVAENTQVISGTVSYRERIALPENAVVTVTLEDISLADAPSTVIATQEFTTDGKQVPFAFELSYDNNKIKANHRYNMRATIHVDGKLRFTTDTIKSVITDVENTQQADLRLVGVR, translated from the coding sequence ATGAAAAAGGCTCTAATTCTTATTACGTCTTTAGTATCGTTTGGCCTGCTTGTGGGTTGCCAAGCAACATCAGAAACCAGTGCTTCTCAGGAAGTGGTTGCAGAGAACACTCAAGTGATTTCAGGAACAGTAAGCTATCGTGAAAGAATTGCATTGCCAGAGAATGCCGTAGTGACTGTTACGCTAGAAGACATCTCACTGGCTGACGCACCATCGACCGTTATCGCGACTCAAGAGTTCACCACAGACGGTAAGCAAGTTCCGTTCGCATTCGAGCTGAGCTACGACAACAACAAGATTAAAGCTAACCACCGTTACAACATGCGCGCAACGATTCACGTTGACGGCAAACTACGTTTCACAACAGACACAATTAAGTCGGTGATTACTGATGTAGAAAACACTCAACAAGCAGACCTGCGCTTGGTTGGTGTTCGTTAA
- the tesB gene encoding acyl-CoA thioesterase II yields the protein MSQPLNELLNLLQLEKLEEGLFRGQSENLGLPQVYGGQVLGQALSAARYTVQDDRSVHSFHSYFLFPGDPEKPIIYDVENLRDGRSFSTRRVKAIQNGRPIFYLTASYHGDAPGFEHQNEMPNIPGPENFASETELASHIAEFLPEKLRKTFCGEKPIEMRPVTIVNPLNPKKADPKQYLWVRANGAMPDNQLIHQYLLAYASDWGFLVTALHPHEVSIMTPNFQVATIDHSIWFHRPFKMDEWLLYAIESPTAANTRGLVRGEIFNQKGELVATAVQEGVMRFTK from the coding sequence ATGAGTCAACCTTTAAATGAATTACTCAATTTACTTCAGCTAGAGAAACTAGAAGAAGGCCTTTTCCGCGGGCAAAGTGAGAACCTAGGTCTGCCACAAGTCTATGGTGGTCAAGTATTGGGGCAAGCGCTTTCTGCTGCTCGTTATACGGTTCAAGACGACCGCAGTGTTCACTCGTTCCACAGTTACTTTCTATTTCCCGGCGACCCTGAAAAGCCAATCATTTACGATGTTGAGAACCTAAGAGATGGACGCAGCTTCAGCACTCGCCGTGTGAAAGCGATTCAAAATGGTCGCCCTATTTTCTATCTCACGGCTTCTTACCATGGTGATGCTCCAGGTTTTGAACACCAGAATGAAATGCCAAATATCCCTGGGCCAGAAAATTTTGCATCAGAAACTGAGTTAGCGAGTCACATTGCTGAATTTTTGCCTGAGAAACTGCGTAAGACTTTCTGTGGCGAAAAGCCGATTGAGATGCGCCCGGTAACAATAGTGAACCCGCTTAACCCTAAGAAAGCCGACCCAAAACAGTATCTTTGGGTGAGAGCAAATGGCGCGATGCCAGACAACCAATTGATTCACCAATACCTACTTGCTTACGCATCCGATTGGGGGTTCTTAGTAACGGCATTACACCCTCATGAAGTTTCTATCATGACGCCGAACTTCCAAGTGGCGACGATTGACCACTCTATCTGGTTCCACCGCCCATTCAAGATGGATGAATGGCTACTTTATGCGATTGAAAGCCCAACGGCAGCGAACACTCGTGGCCTAGTGCGCGGCGAGATCTTTAATCAGAAAGGTGAGCTAGTAGCGACAGCCGTTCAAGAAGGTGTGATGCGTTTTACTAAGTAG
- a CDS encoding Lrp/AsnC family transcriptional regulator: MQFGESVIDTVDKKILRLLQEDSTLSLNDISEAVNLTTTPCWKRLKRLEENGTIEKKVALLNPEKLDLAFTAFVLVKTSDHSHEWYGRFVNTVSEFPEVMEFYRMAGEYDYMMKVQVKDMKCFDDFYKRLVNSIDGISNVTSTFAMEPLKYTTALPL; encoded by the coding sequence ATGCAATTTGGTGAAAGTGTGATAGATACCGTAGATAAAAAAATATTAAGGTTGTTACAAGAAGACAGCACGCTGTCATTGAATGACATTTCAGAAGCGGTCAACCTAACAACAACACCTTGCTGGAAAAGGCTTAAACGCCTCGAAGAAAACGGCACTATTGAAAAAAAAGTGGCGTTACTGAACCCAGAAAAGCTCGATCTTGCTTTTACCGCGTTCGTCTTGGTGAAAACCAGTGATCATTCTCATGAGTGGTATGGTCGTTTTGTAAACACCGTATCGGAATTTCCAGAAGTGATGGAGTTCTATCGCATGGCGGGCGAATATGATTATATGATGAAGGTTCAGGTGAAAGACATGAAGTGCTTTGATGATTTCTACAAGCGCTTGGTTAATAGCATCGATGGTATCTCGAATGTGACCTCGACGTTTGCGATGGAGCCATTGAAGTACACAACGGCATTACCCCTTTAA
- a CDS encoding PLP-dependent cysteine synthase family protein, which yields MCTDHQWINNAIRKIEADYQRSADTHLIKLDLPSIEGIDVYLKDESTHPTGSLKHRLARSLFLYAICNGWVGPETTIIESSSGSTAVSEAYFARLLGLPFIAVMPKCTAKKKIEQIEFYGGQAHLVDRSDEIYDESRRLAEELNGHYMDQFTYAERATDWRGNNNIANSIFNQMQMEDHPVPAWVVMSPGTGGTSATIGRFIRYQQHETKLCVVDPENSVFHEYFQTGNANVKGNTFSKIEGIGRPRAEPSFISGVVDEMRKIPDAASIATTHWLSDILGRKVGASTGTNMYGVLQLASEMKARGEKGSIVTLLCDSGERYLDTYFNDEWVNLNIGDLQPYAAKLEAFSQTGELA from the coding sequence ATGTGCACTGACCATCAATGGATTAACAACGCGATTCGTAAAATTGAAGCGGACTACCAACGCTCAGCGGATACGCACCTTATCAAGCTCGATCTACCCAGTATCGAAGGCATTGATGTTTACCTTAAAGATGAAAGCACACACCCTACAGGCTCTTTGAAACACCGTTTAGCGCGTTCTCTATTCTTATACGCTATCTGTAACGGTTGGGTTGGCCCAGAAACAACAATCATTGAGTCTTCATCAGGCAGCACAGCCGTGTCTGAAGCGTACTTCGCTCGTCTACTTGGCCTGCCGTTTATTGCGGTAATGCCTAAGTGCACAGCGAAGAAAAAAATTGAGCAGATTGAATTCTACGGCGGCCAAGCGCATCTTGTTGACCGCTCAGATGAAATTTACGATGAGTCTCGTCGTTTAGCAGAAGAGCTGAATGGTCACTACATGGACCAATTTACTTATGCTGAGCGCGCAACTGACTGGCGTGGTAACAACAACATCGCGAACTCCATTTTCAATCAAATGCAGATGGAAGATCACCCTGTTCCAGCGTGGGTAGTAATGAGCCCAGGTACTGGCGGTACTTCTGCAACTATCGGCCGCTTCATTCGCTACCAACAGCATGAAACTAAGCTTTGTGTTGTCGACCCTGAGAACTCTGTATTCCACGAATACTTCCAAACCGGCAATGCGAACGTGAAAGGCAATACATTCAGCAAGATTGAAGGCATTGGTCGCCCACGAGCAGAACCAAGCTTCATTTCTGGTGTGGTTGACGAAATGCGTAAAATCCCAGACGCAGCAAGTATCGCAACTACGCATTGGTTGTCTGACATTCTTGGCCGTAAGGTGGGCGCATCAACCGGCACCAACATGTACGGTGTGCTTCAGCTAGCCAGTGAAATGAAAGCGCGTGGTGAGAAAGGTTCGATCGTGACTTTGCTATGTGATAGCGGCGAGCGTTACCTAGACACTTACTTCAATGATGAGTGGGTAAATCTGAATATCGGTGACCTACAACCTTATGCAGCGAAGTTAGAAGCTTTCTCGCAAACAGGTGAGTTGGCTTAA
- a CDS encoding DUF1244 domain-containing protein, with translation MAEFKYKDLSQEAQDKLDAATFRRLLAHLDDNKDVQNIDLMILAGFCRNCFSKWYKAEAEQQGLDLDIDDARERVYGMTYDEWKQNHQPKATPEQLAAFEAKQKPE, from the coding sequence GTGGCTGAATTTAAATACAAAGATCTTTCTCAAGAAGCACAAGACAAGCTAGATGCAGCAACCTTCCGTCGCTTGTTAGCACACTTAGATGATAATAAAGATGTGCAGAACATCGACCTGATGATCTTAGCGGGTTTCTGCCGTAACTGTTTCAGCAAGTGGTACAAAGCAGAAGCTGAGCAACAAGGGCTAGACTTAGATATCGATGATGCTCGTGAGCGCGTGTACGGCATGACTTACGATGAGTGGAAGCAAAACCACCAGCCAAAAGCAACGCCAGAACAACTAGCGGCGTTTGAAGCGAAGCAGAAGCCAGAATAA
- the vexH gene encoding vibriobactin export RND transporter permease subunit VexH, translating into MLLSDVSVKRPVAAVVLSLLLVVFGIVSFNKLAVREMPDIESPVVSISTRYEGASATIIESQITSNLEDQLSGISGIDEIESTTRNGMSRITITFELGYDLNTGVSDVRDAVARAQRSLPDEADDPIVYKNNGSGEASVYINLSSTEMDRTQLTDYTERVLIDRFSLISGVSSVDISGGLYKVMYVKLKPAQMAGRGVTTSDITSALNSENIESPGGEVRNDAIVMSVRTARSYTEAEDFEYLVVKRASDNTPIYLKDVADVYIGAENENSTFKSDGVVNVSMGIVPQSDANPLEVADLVHKEVEAIQKFLPDGTRLAVDYDSTVFIDRSISEVYSTLFITGGLVILVLYVFIGQARATLIPAVTVPVSLISSFIAAYYFGFSINLITLMALILSIGLVVDDAIVVVENIFHHIERGESPLLAAYKGTREVGFAVIATTLVLVMVFLPISFMDGMVGLLFTEFSVLLAMSVIFSSVVALTLTPVLGSKILKANVKPNRFNRFVERVFGKLEAGYKAVLRRALNWRWAAPVIIIACIGGSYGLMQQVPSQLTPQEDRGVIFAFVRGADATSYNRMSANMDIVEERLMPLLGQGFLKSFSIQSPAFGGNAGDQTGFVIMILEDWDERDETAQEALNEVRKSLNGIPDVRVFPFMPGFKGGSSEPVQFVLGGSDYSELQKWGELLKQAAEDSPMMEGADIDYSEKTPELLVTVDKQRAAELGVSVSDISDTLEIMLGGRSETTFVDRGEEYDVYLRGDENSFNNANDLSQIYMRTQSGELVTLDTLTHIEEVASSIRLSHYNKQKSVTIKANLMEGYTLGDALDFLDEQAIEKLPGDISVSYSGESKDFKENQSSILVVFALAMLVAYLVLAAQFESFINPLVVMFTVPMGIFGGFLGLMLMSQGLNVYSQIGMIMLIGMVTKNGILIVEFANQLRDRGIEFEKAIIDASARRLRPILMTAFTTLAGAIPLITSTGAGYESRVAVGTVIFFGMGFATLVTLFVIPAMYRLISGSTRSPGHVEAVLNKELSHDNVGRSSHG; encoded by the coding sequence ATGTTGTTATCTGATGTTTCTGTAAAGAGACCAGTAGCGGCTGTCGTATTGAGTCTGCTTTTGGTTGTGTTTGGTATTGTCTCTTTCAATAAGCTTGCAGTTCGTGAGATGCCTGATATTGAAAGCCCGGTGGTATCGATCAGTACTCGTTATGAGGGTGCGTCTGCCACCATCATTGAAAGTCAAATAACCTCCAATCTTGAAGACCAGTTATCCGGCATCAGTGGTATCGATGAGATCGAATCCACAACGCGTAACGGTATGTCGCGTATCACGATTACCTTTGAGCTTGGTTACGACCTCAATACTGGTGTCAGTGATGTTCGTGATGCCGTAGCGCGTGCTCAGCGTTCGTTGCCCGATGAAGCTGATGATCCAATCGTTTATAAGAACAACGGTAGTGGTGAAGCGTCGGTTTACATCAATTTAAGTTCGACAGAGATGGACCGAACGCAGTTAACCGACTACACCGAACGTGTGTTGATTGACCGCTTTAGTTTGATCTCGGGCGTGAGCTCAGTGGATATCTCAGGTGGCTTGTACAAAGTAATGTACGTGAAGCTGAAACCTGCTCAGATGGCTGGCCGTGGTGTTACTACCTCAGACATCACTTCTGCGTTAAACAGTGAGAACATTGAAAGCCCAGGTGGTGAAGTACGTAACGATGCGATTGTGATGTCGGTTCGTACCGCTCGTTCGTACACTGAAGCGGAAGATTTCGAATACCTAGTGGTAAAACGAGCCTCTGATAACACACCTATCTACTTAAAAGACGTAGCGGATGTGTACATTGGCGCAGAAAACGAGAACTCGACCTTTAAGAGTGACGGCGTTGTTAACGTTAGTATGGGGATTGTGCCTCAGTCAGATGCTAACCCACTTGAGGTGGCTGACTTAGTCCATAAAGAAGTTGAGGCGATTCAAAAGTTCTTGCCTGACGGAACTCGCTTGGCTGTTGACTATGACTCCACTGTCTTTATCGACCGCTCGATCTCAGAGGTTTATAGCACACTCTTTATTACGGGGGGGTTGGTTATCCTCGTGCTTTACGTCTTCATTGGCCAAGCCCGTGCAACACTGATTCCAGCGGTAACCGTTCCTGTGTCGCTAATCTCGTCGTTTATTGCGGCTTACTACTTTGGTTTCTCTATTAACCTAATCACCTTGATGGCACTGATTCTGTCTATAGGTCTGGTGGTTGATGACGCTATCGTAGTGGTTGAGAACATCTTCCACCACATTGAACGTGGTGAATCGCCACTGCTTGCGGCTTATAAAGGGACGCGTGAAGTAGGATTCGCGGTAATCGCAACAACGCTTGTATTGGTGATGGTATTCCTGCCAATCTCGTTCATGGATGGCATGGTCGGTCTTTTGTTTACGGAGTTCTCGGTACTGTTGGCTATGTCAGTGATTTTCTCGTCTGTCGTAGCATTAACGTTAACGCCGGTTCTGGGTAGTAAGATCCTGAAAGCGAACGTGAAACCAAATCGCTTCAATCGATTTGTAGAACGTGTGTTTGGCAAGCTAGAAGCTGGATACAAAGCGGTATTGCGCCGTGCTCTAAATTGGCGTTGGGCAGCTCCCGTGATCATTATTGCGTGTATAGGTGGTAGCTATGGTTTGATGCAACAAGTGCCTTCGCAACTGACTCCTCAAGAAGACCGTGGTGTTATCTTTGCGTTTGTTCGTGGTGCTGATGCAACCAGTTACAACCGTATGTCTGCCAATATGGACATCGTTGAAGAGCGCCTAATGCCGCTGCTTGGTCAAGGTTTCTTGAAGTCATTCAGTATTCAATCGCCAGCGTTTGGTGGCAATGCGGGCGACCAAACGGGCTTCGTTATCATGATCCTGGAAGATTGGGATGAACGTGATGAAACCGCTCAGGAAGCGTTGAACGAAGTACGTAAATCTTTAAATGGTATTCCTGATGTACGTGTATTCCCGTTCATGCCGGGCTTCAAAGGTGGTTCAAGTGAGCCTGTGCAATTCGTACTGGGTGGCTCTGATTACTCTGAGCTTCAGAAGTGGGGCGAACTGTTAAAGCAAGCGGCTGAAGACTCTCCAATGATGGAAGGCGCGGACATCGATTACTCTGAGAAAACACCAGAGTTATTAGTAACCGTAGATAAGCAACGTGCAGCTGAGCTGGGTGTGAGCGTATCGGATATTTCGGACACGTTAGAAATCATGCTTGGCGGCCGTAGTGAAACCACTTTCGTTGACCGTGGTGAAGAGTATGACGTATACCTGCGTGGTGATGAGAACAGCTTTAATAATGCTAATGACTTGAGCCAAATCTACATGCGAACTCAGTCTGGTGAGCTGGTTACACTCGATACGTTGACGCACATTGAAGAAGTGGCATCCTCGATTCGTTTATCGCACTACAACAAGCAGAAATCGGTCACCATTAAAGCGAACTTAATGGAAGGTTACACGCTGGGTGATGCTTTGGATTTCCTTGATGAACAAGCGATCGAGAAGCTACCAGGCGATATTTCAGTGAGCTACTCTGGCGAGTCCAAAGACTTCAAAGAGAACCAATCGAGTATTCTCGTGGTGTTCGCGCTAGCGATGTTGGTCGCGTACTTGGTACTTGCGGCGCAGTTTGAAAGCTTCATCAACCCGCTGGTGGTGATGTTCACCGTACCTATGGGTATCTTTGGTGGCTTCTTAGGCTTGATGTTGATGAGCCAAGGGCTCAACGTCTACAGCCAGATCGGTATGATCATGTTGATCGGTATGGTGACCAAAAACGGCATCTTGATCGTGGAGTTTGCCAACCAACTTCGAGATCGTGGTATTGAGTTTGAAAAGGCGATCATTGATGCTTCGGCTCGACGTTTACGTCCAATCTTGATGACGGCGTTTACCACACTAGCCGGTGCAATCCCATTAATTACTTCAACGGGCGCAGGCTATGAAAGCCGAGTGGCAGTGGGTACGGTTATCTTCTTCGGTATGGGCTTTGCAACTTTGGTTACTCTGTTCGTAATCCCTGCGATGTACCGACTGATTTCTGGCTCAACACGCTCTCCGGGTCATGTGGAAGCGGTTCTAAATAAAGAGCTAAGCCACGATAACGTGGGAAGAAGCAGTCACGGTTAA
- a CDS encoding efflux RND transporter periplasmic adaptor subunit, whose product MKHKSVLTLLSLSILMASPAALAKRMGPSTVTVVTEQVDIHQVSQSLSLVGKLEAEQSVIITSEVAGRVDSINIKANQDVTKGQMLVQLDDDKAKAAVAEAQAYLKDEQRKLAEFQRLVKRNAITQTEIDAQKTNVEIANARLAAANANLKDLHISAPFSGTVGFIDFSRGKMVTAGTELVTLDDLSVMQLDLQIPERYLSKLSKGMTVTARTSAWGETQFTGTVVGIDSRINAETLNLRVRIHFDNNNDYLKPGMLVAADMDFPPVEAPIIPVQALEYSGTKRFVYVIGEDNKATRTEVFLGARIDNEVVIDKGIEIGQKIVVQGIVNMRDGVLVQELAVNRPAKLDENTAAQEGAN is encoded by the coding sequence ATGAAGCATAAATCTGTTTTAACCCTGCTTAGCTTGTCTATTCTTATGGCGTCTCCAGCCGCACTAGCTAAACGCATGGGCCCTAGCACCGTCACTGTTGTTACTGAGCAAGTTGATATTCACCAAGTTAGCCAATCTCTTTCTTTGGTAGGTAAGTTAGAAGCAGAACAATCTGTGATCATTACCTCTGAAGTAGCGGGCAGAGTTGACTCTATCAACATCAAAGCCAATCAAGATGTCACCAAAGGGCAGATGTTGGTTCAATTAGATGACGACAAAGCAAAAGCTGCAGTTGCAGAAGCGCAAGCGTACCTAAAAGACGAGCAACGTAAGCTAGCGGAATTCCAACGACTAGTGAAACGCAACGCGATCACGCAAACTGAAATTGACGCTCAGAAAACTAATGTAGAGATCGCCAATGCTCGCCTAGCTGCCGCCAATGCCAATCTTAAAGATTTACACATCAGCGCGCCTTTCTCTGGCACGGTCGGTTTTATCGACTTTAGCCGCGGAAAAATGGTGACAGCAGGTACTGAGCTTGTGACTTTAGATGATTTGTCTGTGATGCAGTTAGATCTTCAAATTCCTGAGCGTTACCTTTCTAAGCTGTCTAAAGGCATGACAGTGACGGCTCGCACCAGTGCGTGGGGCGAGACTCAGTTCACTGGCACAGTGGTAGGTATTGATTCTCGTATTAATGCTGAAACCTTGAACCTTCGAGTTCGAATCCACTTTGACAACAATAATGATTACCTAAAGCCGGGCATGCTAGTGGCAGCTGATATGGATTTCCCTCCTGTAGAAGCGCCGATTATCCCAGTTCAAGCGCTTGAGTATTCTGGTACTAAGCGTTTCGTCTATGTTATTGGCGAAGATAACAAGGCGACTCGTACCGAAGTGTTCTTGGGTGCACGAATCGATAACGAAGTTGTGATCGACAAGGGCATCGAGATTGGCCAGAAGATCGTGGTGCAAGGTATCGTGAACATGCGTGACGGAGTCTTGGTTCAAGAGCTTGCCGTTAATCGCCCAGCTAAACTAGATGAAAATACAGCAGCACAAGAAGGCGCTAACTAA
- a CDS encoding Tim44 domain-containing protein, whose translation MKRFFSLVAILLVTVAVTPIAEAKKFGGGKSFGKSFKTAPAPKQQNTNSIRQDQTGKKTAAANSSKKGLMGGLLGGLLAGGLLAAFFGGAFEGIQFMDILIMGLIAFLAFKFLRGMLGAKQGSMNQQNARGQQPAFGGMGQNKFEQPKQQPNVHNFEQAQPQSQPHSQNSAGGFGFGAQSDVPHNYPPGFDQAAFINGSREHYRTLQGAWNHNELNTIEEYVSPSLFEDLKAERNKLDGDQHTDVMYVDAEIVRADHDGSKAQLSLQFSGRYRDTADGIEEDITDIWHLERDLTTQNAPWLIVGIQG comes from the coding sequence ATGAAACGATTTTTCTCACTAGTCGCGATCCTGTTGGTAACAGTCGCGGTGACGCCAATCGCGGAAGCGAAAAAGTTTGGTGGTGGTAAGTCATTTGGCAAAAGCTTTAAAACGGCTCCAGCACCAAAACAACAAAACACAAATTCGATCCGACAAGATCAAACGGGCAAGAAAACAGCAGCAGCTAACTCTAGCAAGAAAGGCCTTATGGGCGGTCTGCTAGGTGGTTTACTTGCTGGTGGTCTTTTAGCTGCATTCTTTGGTGGCGCATTTGAAGGTATCCAGTTCATGGATATTCTGATCATGGGTCTGATTGCTTTCCTAGCGTTTAAATTCCTACGCGGAATGCTGGGTGCGAAGCAGGGCTCAATGAATCAGCAGAATGCACGTGGCCAACAGCCAGCATTCGGCGGCATGGGTCAGAACAAGTTTGAACAACCTAAGCAACAACCAAATGTTCATAACTTCGAGCAAGCACAGCCTCAATCACAACCTCATTCGCAAAATAGCGCTGGTGGTTTCGGTTTTGGTGCACAAAGCGATGTTCCACATAACTACCCACCAGGTTTTGATCAAGCGGCATTCATCAACGGTTCTCGTGAGCACTACCGTACACTGCAAGGTGCATGGAATCACAACGAGCTAAACACGATTGAAGAATACGTATCTCCAAGCCTATTTGAAGACCTTAAAGCTGAGCGTAACAAGCTAGACGGTGATCAGCACACAGACGTAATGTACGTTGATGCTGAAATCGTTCGCGCAGACCACGATGGTAGTAAAGCACAGCTAAGCCTTCAGTTTAGCGGTCGCTACCGTGACACCGCAGACGGCATTGAAGAAGATATCACTGATATCTGGCACTTAGAGCGTGACCTAACGACTCAAAATGCACCTTGGTTAATTGTTGGTATTCAAGGTTAA
- a CDS encoding TetR/AcrR family transcriptional regulator gives MARRNDHTREQLVQLTLKTVTDFLEEHSYHELSLRKIANMIGYVPSTLVNVFGNYNLLLLHVVAQTLDELSSQSASAVEQSSNPQQALFNLAYCYHDFAQKHPHRWQLIFEHNMNGENLPEWQSNRIDRMTGMLEQLLVAIAPEHTESEVIKASRVLWSGVHGITLLSVDDKFFASEPIDGKELINNLISNYLTNW, from the coding sequence ATGGCAAGACGAAACGATCATACTCGCGAACAATTAGTGCAATTAACCTTAAAGACGGTAACCGACTTCTTAGAAGAGCACTCTTATCACGAGCTAAGTCTACGTAAAATTGCCAATATGATTGGTTATGTCCCTAGCACCTTGGTGAATGTATTTGGTAACTACAACCTACTCCTTTTACACGTTGTTGCTCAAACATTAGATGAACTGTCGTCCCAATCTGCTTCTGCGGTTGAACAATCGAGCAACCCTCAACAGGCTCTTTTCAATCTTGCATACTGCTATCACGATTTTGCACAAAAACACCCTCACCGTTGGCAGCTTATCTTTGAGCACAACATGAATGGTGAAAACCTTCCTGAATGGCAATCGAACCGTATTGATAGAATGACAGGTATGTTAGAGCAATTGCTGGTAGCTATTGCGCCTGAACACACAGAAAGCGAAGTCATTAAAGCCAGCCGTGTATTATGGTCTGGAGTACATGGAATTACTCTACTTAGCGTTGATGATAAATTTTTCGCCTCTGAACCTATCGATGGTAAAGAGTTGATCAATAACCTAATCTCAAACTACTTAACCAACTGGTAA